In one Diabrotica virgifera virgifera chromosome 7, PGI_DIABVI_V3a genomic region, the following are encoded:
- the LOC114337592 gene encoding uncharacterized protein LOC114337592, producing MVVRVGSVLCFALLDAIVKFILFRQSQLVLQKWRVVISIRNILTNKPEDVEALMNIINDDSELQGFSEDSDSDLTWCKELNSLPKSLGDSDSSDSDQEEDTRENSLIQNKNPPFQNDTEVPGPSGISAAPVLDQPQTTEDLSQP from the exons ATGGTCGTGCGTGTAGGTTCAGTATTGTGCTTTGCGCTACTCGACGCGATTGTTAAGTTTATTTTGTTTCGACAGTCACAGCTTGTCTTGCAAAAATGGCGGGTCGTCATTTCCATAAGAAAT ATTTTGACTAACAAACCAGAAGATGTCGAGGCGTTAATGAACATTATAAATGATGATTCAGAACTACAAGGCTTTAGTGAGGACTCAGATTCTGATCTGACGTGGTGTAAGGAGCTAAATAGCCTTCCCAAAAGCCTCGGAGACAGTGATTCCTCGGATTCTGACCAAGAAGAAGATACTCGTGAGAATTCCCTAATTCAGAACAAAAACCCGCCTTTTCAAAATGACACTGAGGTTCCTGGTCCTTCCGGTATAAGTGCAGCTCCCGTATTAGATCAACCACAAACTACTGAAGACCTTAGTCAGCCTTAA